The genomic segment GAGCCGTTACTTTCCGGCCCCAGGCCTACTTGTAGCGGTAGACGATCCGGCCACGGGTCAGGTCGTACGGGCTCAGCTCCACGATCACACGGTCCTCGGGGAGGATGCGGATGTAGTGCTGCCGCATCTTGCCGGAGATGTGTGCGAGGACCTTGTGTCCGTTGGTGAGCTCCACCCGGAACATCGCGTTCGGGAGAGCCTCGAGGACTGAGCCCTCGATCTCGATGACGCCGTCTTTCTTGGCCATAGCCTCACTGTCGCTGTTGTAGTCTGTGCTGGTCTTGCGAGTGTCCGGACGCGATTCGCGCAGGCGCGAACGCCCGAAAACACCAAACATCGAGCTTACGTTAAACGCCTTCGCGGCGCAAGGAGCGCTTTACTCCATCACGCCGCGAAGTGCAATGCCGCTCAGTGGCCGACGGTGAACCTCCGGCCGGTGTGCTTCGGCTCCACGATCTCGTCGACGAACGCGAGGGCGAAGTCGGTGCCGGAGATCTCCGACGAGCCGTCCTCCTTCGTGACGAGCACGTCGCCGTTCGTGCGGTACTCGCCGGTGGTCTCGCCCGGGGCGAACGAGCCGTAGAGCGCGGCGGGGCTGACGTAGAACCACTCCAGATCGCCGCCGTTCGCCTGCAGCCACTGGAGCACCTCGGCGTGGCTGGACGCCTCGGGCTTCCACGCGTCGAGGAACTCCGCGGTGTCGAGGAGGCGCGGTCCGCCCTCCGCGACGAACGAGCTGCCGGCGCCGCCGACGACGCCGAGGCGCGCTCCGCCCTGCTTCGCCGCACCGGCGATCGCGGGCGTGAGGGGCAGGAGCACGGGCGCGTTGTCGCCGTCGACGGCGTGGATGGCGATCACGACGACGTCGTGGTCGGCGGCGACCCGCTCGAGCAGAGCCTGGTCGGCGATGTCGCCCGTCAGGTACTGGACCCCCTCGATCGGCTCTGCGGGCTCGTGCCGCGACACCGAGGTCACCTCGATCCCCCGGCTCAGCGCCTCGCGCGCGATGTTGCTCCCGGTGTAGCCGGTGCCTCCGATGATGGCGATGCTCGTCACGGTCGTCCTTCTCTCTCTAGCTTGACCGCATCCGATTCTTCTCCCCGGGAAGAGGATCCGCGCGGTCGCGGTTGGACAGGACATGGTGGATTCGGGACACTCCCTCATCGAGCGCATCGCCTACTCGCCGCGCTCCGGCCGCGAGTACGAGGTGGAGGCGAGCCCGATCTCCGCGATGCGGGCCGCGCTCGACCCGACTCGGTTCCGGGCGCCTCAGCGCGTGGAGTTCCACCTCCTCCTCGTGGTCGCCTCCGGGGCGTCGACGCACATGCTCGACTTCACCGAGCACGAGCTGGGCCCGCGCACCGTCCTCTGGGCCCGGCCCGGTCAGGTGCAGCGCTGGGGCGACCTCAGCGACCTCGATGCCACCGCCGTGATCTTCCCCGCCGGCGTGGTCGACCCGGCGACGGATGCGCTGGCGTCGGTCGAGCAGCCCTCCGGCCCCCGCTTCTGGCGGCTCGACGACGCGGCCTGGGCAGACGTCTCGGCCCTGGTGAGCGTGCTGCGCACCTCGCACGAGGCGGTCGGCGGCTGCATCCGCAGCGAGGCCAGGCGCGCCGCCTCCCGCCACGCGCTCGAGGCGCTCCTGCTTCGCCTGGCCGGCACCACCACGACTCAACCGGTGTCGGCCGGGTCCGAGGCCTACCTCGCGTTCCGCGACGCCGTCGAGCGCGACTTCGCGGTGGAGCACAACGTGGCCGGCTACGCCTCGCGCCTGGGCTACTCGGTGCGCACGCTCTCCCGGGCGACCCGCACGGCCACCGGCGCGAGCCCGAAGGAGGTGGTCGACCAACGCATCCTCCTGGAGGCCAAGCGCCTCCTCGCCCACACGGAGCTGCCCGTCGCCCGCGTCGGCGCCTCCCTCGGGTTCAGCGACCCGTCGAACTTCACCGCCTGGTTCACCAC from the Cnuibacter physcomitrellae genome contains:
- a CDS encoding NAD(P)-dependent oxidoreductase, with product MTSIAIIGGTGYTGSNIAREALSRGIEVTSVSRHEPAEPIEGVQYLTGDIADQALLERVAADHDVVVIAIHAVDGDNAPVLLPLTPAIAGAAKQGGARLGVVGGAGSSFVAEGGPRLLDTAEFLDAWKPEASSHAEVLQWLQANGGDLEWFYVSPAALYGSFAPGETTGEYRTNGDVLVTKEDGSSEISGTDFALAFVDEIVEPKHTGRRFTVGH
- a CDS encoding helix-turn-helix domain-containing protein; translation: MVDSGHSLIERIAYSPRSGREYEVEASPISAMRAALDPTRFRAPQRVEFHLLLVVASGASTHMLDFTEHELGPRTVLWARPGQVQRWGDLSDLDATAVIFPAGVVDPATDALASVEQPSGPRFWRLDDAAWADVSALVSVLRTSHEAVGGCIRSEARRAASRHALEALLLRLAGTTTTQPVSAGSEAYLAFRDAVERDFAVEHNVAGYASRLGYSVRTLSRATRTATGASPKEVVDQRILLEAKRLLAHTELPVARVGASLGFSDPSNFTAWFTTRERLSPAAFRASL
- the infA gene encoding translation initiation factor IF-1, yielding MAKKDGVIEIEGSVLEALPNAMFRVELTNGHKVLAHISGKMRQHYIRILPEDRVIVELSPYDLTRGRIVYRYK